Proteins encoded in a region of the Vitis riparia cultivar Riparia Gloire de Montpellier isolate 1030 chromosome 7, EGFV_Vit.rip_1.0, whole genome shotgun sequence genome:
- the LOC117918652 gene encoding nuclear transport factor 2-like isoform X2, producing MAQQAPAGSTHAAQVVGNAFVHQYYHILHQSPELVFRFYQDISKLGRLEENGIMGVTTTMEAINEKILSLNYGDLIAEIKSVDAQESFGGGVLVLVTGYLTGKDNRSRDFTQSFFLAPQDKGYFVLNDLFRYIEDVKYQDGNPGLVSEVEAPLTPEQDPSPVQENHILEPTPEVPEEVNEEVYNPSENGEASVEEEEAPVAEVVDEIQDDQMVTISDSKILEVPKKSYASIVKVMKESSVPFSSPTPTPPRPVPKIQEQQVTVAPLPTPGAEANAIENGNNQDGEADGHSIYIRGLPSNATPALLEDEFKKFGPIKSGGVQVRSNKQGFCFGFVEFEVASAVQSAMEASPITIGGRQAFVEEKRSTNSSRVNNRTRFSNGRGVVFRNEGGRGRGNYGVNRGYNRGDFNNRSDFGNRGSRGGFPNRGGDGYQRTDHVGSNGGRVNRASGLTVNAAAKTTAPRVSASA from the exons ATGGCGCAGCAAGCCCCAGCTGGATCAACCCATGCGGCCCAAGTT GTTGGGAACGCTTTTGTGCACCAATACTACCATATCCTGCATCAGTCCCCAGAGCTTGTTTTCCGGTTTTATCAGGATATTAGTAAGCTTGGTCGTCTCGAGGAAAATGGGATCATGGGTGTTACCACAACAATGGAA GCAATCAATGAGAAGATACTCTCACTTAACTACGGGGACTTGATTGCCGAGATTAAGTCTGTGGATGCCCAAGAATCTTTTGGAGGGGGAGTCCTTGTCCTTGTAACTGGGTATTTGACAGGGAAAGACAATAGGAGCCGAGATTTTACTCAGTCCTTCTTTCTTGCACCTCAAGACAAAGGCTACTTTGTCTTGAATGACTTATTCAGATACATTGAAGATGTCAAATACCAGGATGGAAATCCAGGTCTGGTGAGTGAGGTGGAAGCTCCTCTTACTCCTGAACAAG ATCCTTCTCCGGTGCAAGAGAATCATATTTTGGAACCAACACCAGAAGTGCCAGAGGAGGTTAATGAGGAAGTCTATAACCCTAGTGAGAATGGGGAGGCTTCAGTTGAGGAAGAGGAAGCACCAGTGGCTGAGGTTGTTGATGAAATCCAGGATGATCAGATGGTGACCATATCTGATTCCAAAATCTTAGAAGTGCCAAAGAAGTCATATGCTTCCATT GTGAAGGTAATGAAGGAAAGCTCTGTGCCTTTCTCAAGTCCTACCCCTACCCCTCCGAGGCCTGTACCAAAGATTCAAGAGCAGCAAGTGACAGTTGCACCATTGCCAACACCAGGAGCTGAGGCAAATGCTATTGAAAATGGGAATAACCAAGATGGAGAAG CGGATGGTCATTCTATCTACATAAGGGGTTTGCCTTCAAATGCCACACCTGCTTTACTTGAGGACGAATTCAAGAAGTTTGGACCTATTAAGAGTGGTGGTGTTCAAGTTAGAAGCAACAAG CAAGGATTTTGCTTTGGCTTTGTGGAGTTCGAGGTGGCAAGTGCCGTTCAAAGTGCAATGGAG GCTTCACCCATTACAATTGGTGGGCGTCAAGCTTTTGTTGAGGAAAAGAGGTCTACAAACAGTTCTAGAG TGAACAACAGAACACGCTTTTCAAACGGAAGGGGAGTTGTATTCAGGAATGAGGGAGGTAGAGGACGCGGAAACTATGGAGTTAACAGAGGATATAACCGAGGTGATTTCAATAACAGGAGCGATTTTGGAAACAGGGGCAGTCGGGGAGGATTTCCAAATCGTGGAGGTGATGGATATCAGAGGACCGATCATGTGGGGAGCAATGGTGGCCGTGTGAACCGTGCTAGTGGCTTGACTGTTAATGCTGCAGCCAAAACTACAGCACCTAGGGTATCTGCCTCTGCCTGA
- the LOC117918652 gene encoding nuclear transport factor 2-like isoform X1 encodes MAQQAPAGSTHAAQVVGNAFVHQYYHILHQSPELVFRFYQDISKLGRLEENGIMGVTTTMEAINEKILSLNYGDLIAEIKSVDAQESFGGGVLVLVTGYLTGKDNRSRDFTQSFFLAPQDKGYFVLNDLFRYIEDVKYQDGNPGLVSEVEAPLTPEQDPSPVQENHILEPTPEVPEEVNEEVYNPSENGEASVEEEEAPVAEVVDEIQDDQMVTISDSKILEVPKKSYASIVKVMKESSVPFSSPTPTPPRPVPKIQEQQVTVAPLPTPGAEANAIENGNNQDGEVLFICLFCTADGHSIYIRGLPSNATPALLEDEFKKFGPIKSGGVQVRSNKQGFCFGFVEFEVASAVQSAMEASPITIGGRQAFVEEKRSTNSSRVNNRTRFSNGRGVVFRNEGGRGRGNYGVNRGYNRGDFNNRSDFGNRGSRGGFPNRGGDGYQRTDHVGSNGGRVNRASGLTVNAAAKTTAPRVSASA; translated from the exons ATGGCGCAGCAAGCCCCAGCTGGATCAACCCATGCGGCCCAAGTT GTTGGGAACGCTTTTGTGCACCAATACTACCATATCCTGCATCAGTCCCCAGAGCTTGTTTTCCGGTTTTATCAGGATATTAGTAAGCTTGGTCGTCTCGAGGAAAATGGGATCATGGGTGTTACCACAACAATGGAA GCAATCAATGAGAAGATACTCTCACTTAACTACGGGGACTTGATTGCCGAGATTAAGTCTGTGGATGCCCAAGAATCTTTTGGAGGGGGAGTCCTTGTCCTTGTAACTGGGTATTTGACAGGGAAAGACAATAGGAGCCGAGATTTTACTCAGTCCTTCTTTCTTGCACCTCAAGACAAAGGCTACTTTGTCTTGAATGACTTATTCAGATACATTGAAGATGTCAAATACCAGGATGGAAATCCAGGTCTGGTGAGTGAGGTGGAAGCTCCTCTTACTCCTGAACAAG ATCCTTCTCCGGTGCAAGAGAATCATATTTTGGAACCAACACCAGAAGTGCCAGAGGAGGTTAATGAGGAAGTCTATAACCCTAGTGAGAATGGGGAGGCTTCAGTTGAGGAAGAGGAAGCACCAGTGGCTGAGGTTGTTGATGAAATCCAGGATGATCAGATGGTGACCATATCTGATTCCAAAATCTTAGAAGTGCCAAAGAAGTCATATGCTTCCATT GTGAAGGTAATGAAGGAAAGCTCTGTGCCTTTCTCAAGTCCTACCCCTACCCCTCCGAGGCCTGTACCAAAGATTCAAGAGCAGCAAGTGACAGTTGCACCATTGCCAACACCAGGAGCTGAGGCAAATGCTATTGAAAATGGGAATAACCAAGATGGAGAAG ttttatttatttgtttattttgcaCAGCGGATGGTCATTCTATCTACATAAGGGGTTTGCCTTCAAATGCCACACCTGCTTTACTTGAGGACGAATTCAAGAAGTTTGGACCTATTAAGAGTGGTGGTGTTCAAGTTAGAAGCAACAAG CAAGGATTTTGCTTTGGCTTTGTGGAGTTCGAGGTGGCAAGTGCCGTTCAAAGTGCAATGGAG GCTTCACCCATTACAATTGGTGGGCGTCAAGCTTTTGTTGAGGAAAAGAGGTCTACAAACAGTTCTAGAG TGAACAACAGAACACGCTTTTCAAACGGAAGGGGAGTTGTATTCAGGAATGAGGGAGGTAGAGGACGCGGAAACTATGGAGTTAACAGAGGATATAACCGAGGTGATTTCAATAACAGGAGCGATTTTGGAAACAGGGGCAGTCGGGGAGGATTTCCAAATCGTGGAGGTGATGGATATCAGAGGACCGATCATGTGGGGAGCAATGGTGGCCGTGTGAACCGTGCTAGTGGCTTGACTGTTAATGCTGCAGCCAAAACTACAGCACCTAGGGTATCTGCCTCTGCCTGA